In a genomic window of Fusarium verticillioides 7600 chromosome 11, whole genome shotgun sequence:
- a CDS encoding hypothetical protein (At least one base has a quality score < 10), producing MRFSAGLIPALGALASLGEATPTFLGGGASGSAGGEISGGADAHLGVGAGGSAGAGAGAGAGGHLGGSLSGGASGHIGGEAGAGAGAGAGGKVGAGAGGKIGGEIGGEVGGKIGGGAGAGAGAGAGAGAGAGGSAGGKVGGSIGGGAEGHLGGGAEGGAGAGAGGKIGAGAGGEVGGEIGGEVGGKIGGGAGAGAGAGAGGHLEGDIKGGAGGKIGGGVGGKIGAGAGLGAGIGLGGLLGGGIEWNAGGGADWYTGTSCSIGNAWKDHILFQGICAPETSTTPAVNLGLNLPSCQITGDIGFACGADFLTTPNVRVGLGGISAYIEIDLSASAAVHQSVELFTAPKLGIAIPGLDAELKAAIEAAIAIDLVVGCGKAIDLSAGVYVKFPESAYVDISLLTKEVIHASLEGLVTKALPVGVGADVELGAGIDLQLGLRLRSELSIGGGLEIPVLGLGGKAGADVGFGAGVWFSLFDYTATIGGGAGASAGIDVTGEFGCNLGLAIDKKFDFSGGLFGLIPNLSVGLAKGIKSTFSQKTRGTCGSFIGHFKKGGFIGGPTISASGAITATGGASADITIPAGVTHSVEFSGSIGVPDVSASVDIPGASGDLTGSDSLPVATTGAEIPSDSASYEAPAVTASGDVTGSAELPVATDSVEVPAGSASGDVTVSGAIPTGPEGVPTHTIPAGGDVTAIFGTHTAGATVTVSGSEGFTTYISGSTGFTTVVSGSEGYTTVLSGSEGDYTTVVSGSAGFTTVVSGSEGFTTVVSGSEGYTTVVPGNSPSATGGSDYNLPSGPAGGNTGATSAGNVPAESGSLPASTGSADSDKPAVTTGSGSDADETSAPAVTAAPDASGMITSTIRETHVYTITSCAASVINCPASYTQKIVTQTVIERTTVCPATATAVPETPVEGGNGSNQGGDSKPGEGSDNGNTGSAPAPTSPPDAAKTTIDLVTITQDVTTIIPCTKFVTSTFVAPTTIHAPAAPTVTIIQGHTGQAPQPTGTQKPGAFTTLTRVPATATDSGASPTEGSEQPANPQAPGNAGPGAQPTYNVPSNGTITGGKPSPTDQVPVVAGASLVSAGSMLLALPMALAFVM from the coding sequence ATGCGTTTCTCTGCTGGACTCATCCCTGCCCTGGGAGCTCTTGCTTCGCTGGGCGAAGCAACTCCTACTTTCCTCGGTGGTGGAGCATCAGGCTCTGCTGGCGGCGAGATCTCAGGTGGTGCTGACGCCCATCTCGGAGTCGGAGCCGGTGGTAgcgctggtgctggtgcagGAGCCGGAGCTGGTGGTCACCTTGGCGGTAGCCTCAGCGGTGGAGCCTCCGGTCATATCGGAGGTGAAGCTGGAGCCggagctggtgctggtgccgGCGGAAAGGTTggtgctggcgctggtggcaAGATCGGCGGTGAAATCGGTGGTGAGGTCGGCGGCAAGATTGGTGGAGGTGCTGGCGCCGGTGCCGGTGCCGGTGCAggagctggtgctggtgctggcggAAGTGCTGGCGGTAAAGTCGGTGGCAGCATTGGCGGCGGCGCTGAAGGCCACCTTGGAGGTGGTGCTGAAggcggtgctggtgctggagccGGTGGAAAGATTGGCGCCGGCGCTGGCGGCGAGGTTGGTGGTGAAATCGGTGGTGAGGTTGGCGGTAAGATCGGAGGAGGTGCTGGTGCcggtgctggagctggcgcTGGAGGTCACCTTGAGGGCGATATCAAGGGTGGCGCTGGCGGTAAGATTGgaggtggtgttggaggTAAGATCGGAGCTGGCGCTGGCCTTGGTGCTGGCATCGGTCTCGGCGGTCTCCTCGGTGGTGGCATCGAGTGGAACGCCGGCGGTGGTGCTGACTGGTACACTGGTACATCCTGCAGCATTGGCAACGCCTGGAAGGATCACATCCTCTTCCAGGGCATCTGCGCTCCCGAGACCTCAACTACTCCCGCTGTTAACCTGGGCCTGAACCTCCCCAGCTGCCAGATCACTGGTGACATTGGCTTCGCTTGCGGTGCTGACTTCCTCACTACTCCCAACGTTCGTGTTGGTCTCGGTGGCATCTCTGCTTACATCGAGATTGATCTCTCTGCTTCCGCTGCCGTCCACCAGTCCGTCGAACTCTTCACTGCCCCTAAGCTTGGCATTGCTATCCCCGGCCTTGACGCTGAGCTGAaggctgccattgaggctgcCATCGCTATTGATCTCGTTGTTGGCTGTGGTAAGGCTATCGACCTCTCTGCTGGTGTCTATGTCAAGTTCCCCGAGTCTGCCTACGTCGacatctctcttctcaccaaggagGTCATCCACGCTTCTCTCGAGGGTCTCGTCACCAAGGCTCTCCCCGTTGGTGTCGGTGCCGATGTCGAGCTCGGTGCTGGTATCGATCTTCAGCTTGGTCTCCGTCTTCGTTCTGAGCTCAGCATTGGCGGCGGTCTCGAGATCCCTgttctcggtctcggtggcaaggctggtgctgatgttggcttCGGCGCCGGTGTCTGGTTCTCTCTCTTCGACTACACTGCTACCATTGGCGGCGGTGCCGGTGCCAGCGCTGGTATTGATGTCACTGGTGAGTTTGGCTGCAACCTTGGTCTCGCTATCGACAAGAAGTTCGACTTCAGCGGCGGTCTCTTCGGTCTCATTCCCAACCTCTCCGTCGGTCTcgccaagggcatcaagTCTACCTTCTCCCAGAAGACCCGCGGTACTTGCGGCAGCTTCATCGGTCACTTCAAGAAGGGTGGCTTCATCGGCGGTCCTACCATCTCTGCTTCCGGTGCTATCACTGCTACTGGTGGCGCTTCTGCCGACATCACCATTCCCGCTGGCGTTACCCACTCTGTTGAGTTCTCTGGCTCCATCGGCGTCCCTGAtgtttctgcctctgtcGACATCCCTGGTGCTTCCGGTGATCTCACTGGCTCCGACTCTCTCCCCGTTGCTACCACTGGTGCTGAAATCCCCTCCGACTCTGCCTCATACGAGGCTCCCGCTGTTACTGCCTCTGGTGACGTGACTGGCTCTGCTGAGCTGCCTGTTGCCACTGATTCCGTTGAAGTTCCTGCTGGCTCTGCTTCTGGCGATGTCACTGTCTCTGGTGCCATCCCCACTGGTCCTGAGGGCGTTCCCACTCACACCATTCCTGCCGGTGGTGATGTCACTGCCATCTTCGGTACTCACACCGCTGGtgccactgtcactgtctcTGGTTCCGAGGGCTTCACTACTTACATCTCTGGCTCTACTGGTTTCACTACCGTTGTGTCTGGCTCCGAGGGCTACACTACTGTTCTCTCCGGCTCTGAGGGTGACTACACTACCGTTGTCTCTGGATCTGCTGGCTTCACCACTGTCGTCTCTGGCTCTGAGGGTTTCACAACTGTCGTTTCCGGATCCGAGGGCTACACCACCGTCGTTCCTGGCAACTCCCCTTCTGCTACTGGTGGCTCTGACTACAACCTTCCCTCTGGTCCAGCTGGTGGCAACACTGGTGCTACTTCCGCTGGCAACGTTCCCGCCGAGTCTGGCAGCCTCCCTGCCAGCACTGGATCCGCCGACTCCGACAAGCCTGCTGTTACCACTGGCTCTGGatctgatgctgatgagaccTCTGCCCCTGCTGTCACTGCCGCTCCCGATGCTTCTGGCATGATCACCAGCACCATCCGCGAGACTCACGTCTACACCATCACCTCTTGTGCTGCCTCTGTCATCAACTGCCCCGCCTCTTACACTCAGAAGATCGTCACCCAGACTGTCATCGAGCGCACCACCGTCTGCCccgccactgccactgctgTCCCTGAGACTCCCGTCGAGGGCGGTAACGGTTCCAACCAGGGCGGTGACTCCAAGCCTGGTGAGGGTTCTGACAACGGTAACACCGGCTCTGCTCCCGCTCCTACCTCTCCTCCCGATGCTGCTAAGACCACCATCGACCTCGTCACCATCACCCAGGACGTCACCACCATCATTCCTTGCACCAAGTTCGTCACCAGCACCTTCGTTGCTCCTACCACTATCCACGCCCCTGCTGCTCCCACTGTCACCATCATTCAGGGACACACTGGCCAGGCTCCTCAGCCTACTGGTACCCAGAAGCCTGGTGCCTTCACCACCCTCACCCGGGTCCCGGCTACTGCCACCGACTCTGGTGCCTCACCCACTGAGGGCTCTGAGCAGCCTGCCAACCCTCAGGCCCCTGGTAACGCTGGCCCAGGTGCTCAGCCTACCTACAACGTTCCCTCAAACGGAACCATCACTGGAGGCAAGCCCTCCCCCACTGACCAAGTTCCCGTtgttgctggagcttctctTGTCAGTGCTGGATCTATGCTCCTCGCACTTCCTATGGCCCTTGCCTTTGTCATGTAA
- a CDS encoding ribonuclease T2 family protein: protein MTFIKALIPLALYLAGAQAKSCSAGGKPTAEFCSKDLPLSCHNTTAVEDTCCFIPAGQLLQTQFWDSDPVAGPKDSWTIHGLWPDYCDGTYPQFCDKSREYTNIKDLVTKFLGKKTVSYMDKYWVSQDGNDESLWEHEFSKHGTCISTLEPSCYTNYETGAEAADYVKKTISLFKTLPTYKWLAEAGIKPSKTKTYTADEIVDALAEHHGARVTIGCSNGSLSEVWYHFNVKGSLQDGQFVSTEPDGSKSSCPDTGIKYAPKK from the exons ATGACGTTCATCAAGGCTCTCATTCCTCTTGCGCTTTACCTTGCTGGAGCGCAGGCTAAGTCTTGCTCTGCTGGCGGTAAGCCCACCGCTGAGTTTTGCTCAAAGGATCTTCCACTGTCTTGCCACAACACTActgctgttgaagacacTTGCTGCTTCATTCCCGCcggccagcttcttcaaactcaattcTGGGACAGCGACCCTGTCGCTGGACCTAAAG ACTCATGGACTATTCACGGTCTCTGGCCTGACTACTGCGACGGCACATATCCCCAGTTCTGCGACAAGTCCCGCGAGtacaccaacatcaaggacCTCGTAACTAAGTTCCTCGGCAAAAAGACCGTGTCATACATGGACAAGTACTGGGTCAGCCAAGACGGCAATGACGAATCTCTCTGGGAGCACGAGTTCAGCAAGCACGGCACATGCATCAGCACCCTCGAGCCAAGCTGCTACACCAACTACGAGACCGGCGCTGAAGCCGCTGATtatgtcaagaagaccatctCACTTTTCAAGACTCTTCCTACGTACAAGTGGCTTGCTGAGGCTGGAATCAAGCcttccaagacaaagacttatactgctgatgagattgtggaTGCTTTGGCGGAACACCATGGTGCACGTGTCACCATCGGTTGCTCTAATGGCTCCTTGAGCGAGGTTTGGTACCATTTCAACGTCAAGGGCTCGCTGCAGGATGGCCAGTTTGTGTCTACTGAGCCTGATGGAAGCAAGAGCTCTTGCCCGGACACCGGTATCAAGTATGCCCCTAAGAAGTAA